The DNA window AGTGATCATCTATCATGTGTAACAGGTAAGCCCATCGATCAACTAACCACTATTACTTCCTTGCCATGATGAAGACTCATCCTCAACCTACTATTCTTCGTCCCTTCTGCTGAGGGAACTGAAACTGTGACCATTATTCACTCGATAGTTCACTTGAATCTCAAAATTTACATCGATTAGGATCCCCTCAACGGTCCCTCTCCAACACCCTcaggttggagaggatcctaaACCTTTTTCAGAGGGACTCAGATCCTCTCTTGTGTGCTAGGTGCATAGCAGGACTCAAATCCTCTATGGTGAGCagcagtgaggatccaatggGGCCCCTCAGCATGCACCCCGGCTGTCGGATGCTCACTATTGCTAACTGCCTCCCCGCAGAGGATTTTTGTGCTACCTAGCATTTATCAAATGGCAAGAAGGCCCTTAAGGTGCATACCCGAGATGCTCCAGCTGTCCGATGTGGTTGAGCACCTAGGACAGCTAGAGAGGATTCAGTCGTTTATAAACACTTTGGTTACAAAAGTGGTTAAGTGGTTACAAACAGATTAACTCTTTATAAGTtacagaaagaagaaagaacactaTCCAGTAGTGTGTCAACacctagacacaatgggtgcaaAAAACCACGTTGCCCCGTGCTAAAGATGCTTACAGGCTCCCTCCATTGGCCATGCATACTAGCGGGTACCTGTGCTAGCAGGTGAGTAGCATTCCTTGCCCTTTTCATAATATGTTTTTGGGCAAAAGAGTGCTCCCTGGTTGCGAGGCCCTTGGGCACAGACATAAAGGTCGGCAAAATGAAACCCTCCACCCTTGTGAAATAAACTCACcctgttgatgcccatgtgcatctcccttcccccttcccccttatTGGGCTCGTGTTGGGATAAAGCTTCGCAAAAAGGGAGctttcttttcccctctttttttctttacttgagTTTCAGTTTTCAAGATACAAGTGAGATAAAGTTATGTGAAAATGGTTTCTATGAGGGGGAGTATGGCTCTTACGCCCAAATACACATGGGAGGGGGGAAATGACCACCCCACTCTCCATGATACAAAATGACTCATCGATGCTTTCTCGTATACTCCCATTGGTCCCAACGTATAAATAGGAACCACACTCCTCCATAGAAAACACTTTCtctatatttatttaaattgaaATCATATATGAACCAAGTGAGAGTGTAACTTAAACTATGGTTTTCTAGTTTCTCATAATCAATAAGATTGGTAGCAGATTTAACTTAACCTATAGTTTTCAGCCAACTAGTTAACCTTTGCCCCTCGGATattataactaaaaaataatcaATGCGGTCAGATAAACCACTGTTGGGAGTTTTTGCACATCTTTTTTATCACATAGCAAATCagctttttaaaatatttttgataACTATATACATCACCAAAACATTTATCTAGGAAACATTTGCTGTCACTGTTATTTCAGCAAAACTTCTCATTAATAATTTCTAGTTGGAGAATGCAATGGCTTTGTTGGCCTCAGGTTTCTTCACTTCTTTAGTAACAGTAGCTGTGAGCACTCCTTTCTCCATGGCAGCCTTAAATTGATCCATTTTGCCATTTTGAGGCAACCTGAACCTCCGTAAGATGGAGTGTTATACTTTGCTTTCACATGAATTATTATAAGAAAGTAATATTTTGTCTGAAAGCGTGACCTACACCAGCGTTCTTATCTATCACTCTCCTCCACAAATAAAAAGGGCAAATGTGTCTTTTCAAAGGGgtagagagagataaacacatggGAGCGCTAACGTAGACTATGCTCCCAGACAGTTTTTTTACCGCTTTTTATAATAGCTTTCTAGGCAATATGTCATTTTTTGGTCATGTAGCCGTcaattcagatcctctccaatgatgTTCttgtgtcactctctctcctactttctctccctcgttttctctctcctcactaaTATCTTTCTAGGATCCCAATCCTCACGTAGCACGGAGGCCAATAAGAGCATGCACAAAGGGCATATTTATggagggatttttttatttagatgGGGGGAGATGGTAATTTCACATGCTTATACGTCTAGATGCAGGGACTAAGTGACCAAACAgccttctttatatatataataaaattgtAACTTTCTTAAGGTGCTAGAAACAATGATTAAAACAAATGTAAGAGGGTGGAGAATACCTTGCTTGTTCAGAGAACCCTCTCTCAAATGATAATGAGCTTTGTATTGACTACTCTTAAATGATAATTATCAAGTTCATAAAGattctaccaaaagaaaaaagttctTGAAGAAAATTGGGCCCCAGATTTTCTTATAGTTAGCCAATCCTTAGGCTCATACGTCATTTTAAAGACCAGAAAAATGTTGAGCACAACCCCTATACATCAATTGCTTAAGTTAGTTAGATGTCTTTGTACGCCTTTGTTTGATTACAAACCATAGTTGGAAAATTAGGTTTTGATTAGGAAGACTCGCCCGAGTCGAatcaaaatttgagattcctgATCAAAAGTCACGAAGACTTAccctgtgttaaaaaaaaaaaaaactcgagaCGAGTCAAGATGATTCTACATTGACTCGATTTTTTGGCTGAGTCTTGGAAAACCCACTGAATCTGGTCAGTATATCAAAAGGcacttaaaaaaaatcaaataaaatctctttacaatcccaaatcccaagacTCCTAACTTAGTAACTTCTCCTACTCCTTTCagatttttctatatttttatgatttattttcatgTTTATTGCATTTTTCTATATAAAAGAactttaccaaaataaaatatatataaaagagaaaaaacaagaCTCGGCCTGACTGGATTTGACCAAGTCGACTCGCTAGCTTTTTGACCGGACGAGTCGAGTCGAAAAACCTTGTTTTCCAACAATGTTACAAATagaattaaaaagaagagaaataaaattttagaacttaaaaataaatttttgtaatcattactccatgtgactatatcactaactccaaatcattccatatttgattattaaatttcattttactttgcatctaaaacCTTTTTTcgaataaaatgtaaaataaaaattacatgcaaaatgtatcattattaaatatggtaaCAATTTTAAGTAGTTTACACAATCACATCAGACCACATGGcatattgattaaaaaaaaaatctttattagGTTTAAAATTCACTTCTTTTCCCATTGAATTTCTTTTACAACCAAATATAGCCTACATGTTTGTGAAAGCATTACGTTTAAAGGGTAAgcattaagggaaaaaaattcctgCTACTGTGCTACGTACCCTAATAGCATAATGTTCCTGCTGCCCACAATATCAAGTGCCAAATTGAATAATCCCGTTCCCTTATGGGTTCAAAAATTTCCCCATAAGTTTTTGTATTCCAAAATACTCATGCAAGATTCTATTTTGATGCATACTAGTGCAGACTGTCTAGAAAAACTTTGAACAATTTTTTATCCCATAAAAAAGGTCAAAGGCCTTTTTGAGGCTACTGGGCCCCTCCAATTACACTGGTTAAACTGGGCGTgggtttaaaaattttttttcttgaaacaaGAATAATTTGGGGCTCGGATTCATCGGATTCTCACACCCATTAGATTCTGTCATTCACTTGGAAATTAGAAGGTTTGGAAATTGGAGAGTCAATAAGATGTGCACATACAGAATCCATGACTAACACCTTTCCTCCTGTTAAAAGTGAAGTTTCCTTAGCAAACGCCTAGTagtgaaagaagagagaaggctTTTGAGAGTTTCTCAAAACGCTCTCTCTTGGCCGTTAAACTGCAAGAAAAAACAACATATCTTTCAAGAAAGGCAATTAGAGAAAAATTAAGGAAAGCAATCGAAATCTGAAATCGTTTCCTAATTCGCTACTTTCATAATCTCAGTTATTCAGAATTAGAAACTTGAAGAGCCCTGAAAAGGAAACCCAAGAAAACGAGGGAATTGATACTCCCACTCCCACACCCCTGTCCCTCTTCTATAAATATGGAAGGGAAGCCCTCTCTATCCCATCTTCCCCTGCATCgttgagaaaaaagaatttcAAAGCTCTGCAACTCTCAATCCAAATACCAAGCAGCTACCGATGTCGCTCTTCCCAAGCGGTAGCCGCCCACGAACCAACTTCTTCGACTACGACGACGACGACAGTGATTCATGGAATCTATTCAATATTGATTTCCCTCGTAGGGTTCCATTCGATTCTGGTTACCCTTTCTCCGATTCCCTCTCATTGCCTCACTCCCACTTCTCAGACAAGATTAATGAATTCACCATTGGACCTTTCAATAGGAACGAGACCCCAGAAGCTCACGTCTTCAGGGTTGAAATTCCAGGGCTCAACAAGGATGAAGTGAAAGTGGAAGTTGAAGATGGTGATCTTAAGATCAGTGGGGAGAGGAgcagaaagaaggaagagaagaagaagaagtggtgtCGATTTGAGAGCAGCAGCGGCAAGTTTCACTGTAGCTACACTTTGCCTGAAAATGCCAAGATAGATCAGATGGAAGTTTCAATGGAGAATGGAGTGTTGACTGTCACTGTGCCCAAGTGATGAGGGCAGCCTCAGTTCAATAAGCCTGTTTTAAGTCCTTTTTCTGTTGCAGTCTTCAGTTAGTTAGTACCCATCATTACTGGTATTCAGTTAAGTTAGTTATTTGGTAGAGGTTAGAGTGAGAGTGTAAATTTTTGCAACTGTCTTTAACAGGAAGTGTTGAATAAATATTTGATGACTACATATGCTATTTTGCTTCATTGGAGGAAAAAACTTTATGGAGATCAATTCTTATTATTTGATTCTGCATTTTttgctattctctctctctctctctctcaaacattGCATGCATTCATTGAGCTTGGAATATACCAACCACAATTTCATGCATCTCCATGTTCACAAAATGATTACCAAGTTATCCAAATCCAGCCAGCAACTTTGTTCAATTTCTTAATTAATGGCTATGAACATATATTACTCTCCAATAAGGAAGAgctaaaatggtaaaaatacaTTCATCTTTGGAtgaaacatgagaaaataatcAGCAGGCACATAACTAAATTAAAAATGTTAGTGATACAATAAGACATGGGACTGCATGTCCCTAATTTATCATTCAATTGTTTGTTTATAATCTGGGAGAATATCAAAAAGTTCACCTTAAAACTTTTGATTATAGAACAGAAAAGGAAACCAATAAGGCAAAGAGTAAATAGAGTGTCTTGAATAATGTTTTCCAGTTCATACCCAAAAAATACCAGCCATTTTAGTGGTCATGCATTGAAtgttattttgttactttcaaAAATTATCCTAATGGATCAAGATTTTAAAACTGGAATAAAAGTAATGGCACAGTGATCACCTTAGATGATTCCATAACTATAGTTTCAAAACTAGGAGAGCCTAATGTTTTACAACCCTTGATGAGAGAAAAATCATTGTTAATACAAATTACACAGCCATTACCATAACTTAGACAGAATTTTCAACGAGAAATAAATGGGAAACCTTACAACATCTATTAATTGTCTTCTCATAATGCTCTTGTGCCTGTGTAAACAAATTTAGGGAAAGAAGATGAGGGCAGGAGCCCAAAAACTTAGAAGGCCACTACAAAAGACAGAACTGAAGCAAGCAACTCACAAATGAAGATACAGAGAAGTAAGAAGACATAACTTGGAAGTTAAAGAGAACAAAATCTATCTCGAATAACAGCAAGGTAACTCTTCAAATTCTTTTGTGTTTGAGAAGCTGGTACCAGCATAAACCAAAGGAAAAGGCCAAACAAGACAATCTTTGTAATCCATGAGCTTCAGGAAAATACTGAAGTGATCCATCTGCCAACGTTTGTAGATGGTTGcatgaaaaacagaaaagatTTCGGTCagattttaataaaataaatcactaTCACATATAACCAACCACAACCAACTATCCACAAAAACAGAGCAATTGAagctaaccaaaaaaaaaggcaaattaAATTAGAAGGCTTTCTTAGTCTTCCTTTCAGTTGGGCTCTGAAGTAGTTGAATTTCCATGGCTACTTATGGGAGTTCTATTTCAGGGTTGTGTGACCATGATCTCAGGAACCTCTCCTGAGGGAGCTGTGCTGCAgttcttttttggaaaaaacccAAGTCACAGTTTAAATATTTGTTTGATCTCAGCCATCCAATTGAGATAATAAGGCGTGTCGTCTCTTCCTGCTCTTGACTAATTCCTTCCATTTTTTGTTGGATAAGTTTTTCTGCCTTTCAAAATCTGTTAAAAATGACCATACTCATGTGGACTTCTAAGAAACACATgtccctcttctttctcccaaccATCAAAAccgagaaaaaagaaacaaaaattcgGGGTtgtatttggttttttttggcAAAGGATTTGTTAGTTGTTGAGACTTGGTAGACGAAGGAGGACCGTATTTGTTCTCAGGAATCCAATctagccattttttttttcattttcctctgTTACTCTTCCACTTCCCCTCCTCCTAATCCGTTATTGCCCCACTCCCATACAACGCGGGGTGGGGGGCTGGACCCTTTTGACACCGGAAATAATGAGGAGGAGAACTCATCGCCACCGTCACCATCATCTTCCATAGccatcctctccttcttcttcttctttatcattGTTGTTGTCGTCATCATCAATTTCAACATCAATGGCGGCAATGGctcagctcctcatcccagttGCTTTCTACATTTCCTTTTTATATCTCTCTATGAATTCCATTGTCGTCATAGTCGACTCTGCCGCCTCCGTCCCTTTCACACCAGGAGACAGTTACCTGATCGATTGCGGTTCTTCTGCCACCTCCAACCTCCACAACGGTAAGACCTTCAAGTCAGACAAGCAATCTGCTTCTTACCTTTCCACCAAGAGCGATCTCCAGGTAGCCGTCCCCAACGGCGATGTGCCTTCCCCTATTTATTTGACTGCCAGGATCTTCGTCGAGGAATCCACCTATGTCTTCCGCATGGTCCGTCCTGGTTGGCATTGGATCCGTCTCCATTTCTTCCCTGTGGACAACCCCGAATTCGATCTTACCCACTCTGTTTTCTCCGTGGAGACAGATGATGTTGTCCTCCTCCACAGCTTTAGTATCACCAACAAAACCCAATGGGCTATGAAGGAGTACCTCCTCAATGTCACCACTGAGCACCTTACCCTCAAGTTCTCGCCATTAAAAAACTCTGCCGCCTTCATCAATGCCATCGAAGTTGTCTCTGCACCCGACAGTCTCATCACCGACGTGGGCACCTCCCTCGTCCCCGTTGCCGAGTTCTCCGGCCTCTCCACCCACTCCTACCAAACCGTGTACCGCCTCAACATGGGCGGCGCCACCATCACTCCCAATAACGATACCCTCGGACGTACCTGGGACCCCGACCTCCCCTTCCTCATGGCTAGGGGCCTCGCCAAGACCGTTTCCGTCTCTCCCAGCATCATCACCTACCCCGACGGCGTCTCCCCCTTGATCGCACCCAACTTGGTTTATGCGAGCGCCACCGAGATGGCCGATGCCCGTGTGACGAATCCAAACTTTAACGTCACCTGGAGATTTGACATCGATCCCGCATTTGGCTACCTTCTCCGCCTCCACTTCTGCGACATTGTCAGCAAGTCCCTCAATGACCTCTACTTCAACGTCTACATCAACGGCAAAATGGCCATCTCCGGCCTAGACTTGTCTACCCTCACCACCGACCTTGCTGTTCCTTACTATAAGGACATCGTCGCCAACGCCTCTGCTCTGTCGGAGAAGCTGATGATCCAAATTGGCCCTTTCAAAGAGGACACTGGTTCCGTCAATGCCATCCTCAATGGGTTGGAGGTTCTAAAGATGAGCAATTCTGTGGCGAGCTTGGATGGCGAGTTTGGGGTGGACGGAACCAAGCTTTCCTCCTCGGGGACGTCCCGGAAGACTGTTGCAGCGGTTGGGTTTGCCATGATGTTCGGAGCGTTCGTGGGGTTGGGCGCAATGGTAATCAAGTGGTACAAGAGACCCCAAGACTGGGAGAGGAGGAACAGCTTCTCGTCATGGCTGCTACCACTCCATGCCGGCCACTCCAGCTTCATGTCCGGTAGCAAGAATTCGGGTGGATCCCAAAAAAGTGGGTACGGCAATCTCTACTCCTCCACTTTGGGATTGGGTCGCTACTTCTCCTTCGCGGAGCTCCAAGAGGCGACGAAGAACTTCGATGAGAAAGAAGTGATCGGTGTGGGAGGATTCGGAAACGTCTATTTAGGAACAATTGACGATGGGACCTTGGTGGCTGTGAAGCGAGGGAACCCTCAATCAGAACAGGGGATCACAGAATTCCAGACGGAGATTCAAATGCTTTCGAAACTACGGCATAGGCATCTAGTGTCCCTGATCGGCTACTGTGACGAGAACTCGGAGATGATATTGGTTTACGAGTACATGAAGAACGGCCCATTAAGAGATCACCTGTACGGGAAGAACTTGCCGCCGTTGTCATGGAAACAGAGGTTGGAGGTAAGCATAGGAGCGGCGAGAGGGCTACATTACCTGCACACAGGAGCGGCGCAAGGGATCATACACAGGGATGTGAAGACCACTAACATCCTATTAGATGAAAACCTAATCGCCAAAATGTCGGATTTCGGGCTATCGAAGAATGCACCCACCATGGAGCAGACCCATGTAAGCACAGCCGTGAAGGGAAGCTTCGGCTACCTTGACCCAGAGTACTTCAGGAGACAACAGCTGACAGACAAGTCTGATGTGTACTCATTTGGGGTGGTACTGTTCGAGGTTCTATGTGCGAGACCCGCCATTAATCCAGCTCTCCCTAGGGAGCAAGTAAACCTGGCAGAATGGGCAATGCAGTGGAAGAGAAAGGGGTTACTGGATAAGGTGATTGACCCTACCCTAATTGGGGTGATCAACCCAGAATCCATGAAGAAGTTTGCCGAGGCTGCCGAGAAATGTTTGGCTGATTATGGTGTGG is part of the Macadamia integrifolia cultivar HAES 741 chromosome 9, SCU_Mint_v3, whole genome shotgun sequence genome and encodes:
- the LOC122088110 gene encoding 18.1 kDa class I heat shock protein-like gives rise to the protein MSLFPSGSRPRTNFFDYDDDDSDSWNLFNIDFPRRVPFDSGYPFSDSLSLPHSHFSDKINEFTIGPFNRNETPEAHVFRVEIPGLNKDEVKVEVEDGDLKISGERSRKKEEKKKKWCRFESSSGKFHCSYTLPENAKIDQMEVSMENGVLTVTVPK
- the LOC122088486 gene encoding probable receptor-like protein kinase At2g21480, which translates into the protein MAAMAQLLIPVAFYISFLYLSMNSIVVIVDSAASVPFTPGDSYLIDCGSSATSNLHNGKTFKSDKQSASYLSTKSDLQVAVPNGDVPSPIYLTARIFVEESTYVFRMVRPGWHWIRLHFFPVDNPEFDLTHSVFSVETDDVVLLHSFSITNKTQWAMKEYLLNVTTEHLTLKFSPLKNSAAFINAIEVVSAPDSLITDVGTSLVPVAEFSGLSTHSYQTVYRLNMGGATITPNNDTLGRTWDPDLPFLMARGLAKTVSVSPSIITYPDGVSPLIAPNLVYASATEMADARVTNPNFNVTWRFDIDPAFGYLLRLHFCDIVSKSLNDLYFNVYINGKMAISGLDLSTLTTDLAVPYYKDIVANASALSEKLMIQIGPFKEDTGSVNAILNGLEVLKMSNSVASLDGEFGVDGTKLSSSGTSRKTVAAVGFAMMFGAFVGLGAMVIKWYKRPQDWERRNSFSSWLLPLHAGHSSFMSGSKNSGGSQKSGYGNLYSSTLGLGRYFSFAELQEATKNFDEKEVIGVGGFGNVYLGTIDDGTLVAVKRGNPQSEQGITEFQTEIQMLSKLRHRHLVSLIGYCDENSEMILVYEYMKNGPLRDHLYGKNLPPLSWKQRLEVSIGAARGLHYLHTGAAQGIIHRDVKTTNILLDENLIAKMSDFGLSKNAPTMEQTHVSTAVKGSFGYLDPEYFRRQQLTDKSDVYSFGVVLFEVLCARPAINPALPREQVNLAEWAMQWKRKGLLDKVIDPTLIGVINPESMKKFAEAAEKCLADYGVDRPSMGDVLWNLEYALQLQEASSQAKMDEENRAAAEAATAAAAAPTAAVPLPTANNEPAAEVHAITEDSGTAMFAKQLTEINGR